The following are encoded in a window of Arctopsyche grandis isolate Sample6627 chromosome 2, ASM5162203v2, whole genome shotgun sequence genomic DNA:
- the LOC143922388 gene encoding general transcription factor II-I repeat domain-containing protein 2B-like — MPEALYCAKQGSSSVSGAYCICYDVMNVAFKIIYSIRGISSQRRRIRTLLKECESDLGELLVHTDFMASVSKSYPQLKDDKWVRGLAFLSDMTGKLNELNVQLQGKKKTLATYVHAFKGRFSLLEAQLRREDLKQFQNMAAISIDRNSHEYDQYANKISVTK; from the exons ATGCCTGAAGCTTTGTATTGCGCGAAACAGGGTTCATCTTCTGTGTCGGGCGCTTATTGCATATGTT ACGATGTGATGAATGtcgcattcaaaataatttattctattCGTGGAATAAGTTCGCAAAGACGCAGAATCAGAACATTACTAAAGGAATGTGAATCTGATCTCGGGGAATTACTAGTACACACTGAC tttatgGCAAGTGTTAGTAAATCATATCCCCAATTGAAAGATGATAAGTGGGTGCGTGGTCTTGCTTTTCTATCTGACATGACAGGAAAGCTAAATGAATTAAATGTGCAACTTCAGGGAAAGAAAAAAACGTTGGCgacgtatgtacatgcattcaaGGGGAGATTTTCCCTCCTAGAAGCACAATTGAGGAGAGAGGATTTAAAACAATTCCAAAATATGGCTGCCATATCTATAGACAGAAACTCGCACGAATATGATCAATATGCAAACAAGATATCTGTTACGAAATGA